The Oncorhynchus kisutch isolate 150728-3 linkage group LG10, Okis_V2, whole genome shotgun sequence region CAGCTGAGAGAGAGACGGGACATTATCCTGCAGTATTTTATGTCTTTAAAATGACCAAACTTCAACTGTTGAATGCCTACCTGACAGAACGTTTAACGGTAGTGGTGCGGGAGATTCTGGACGTGGTTGGGGACACAGTGGCCGAGTACCGAGAAGAGACGGCTAGGacgaagagagagaatgaaagcgCTAAGAGAGAAAATGAAAGCCTTCGGCGACAGCTCCGGGACATCTTACTCTTGGCGGAGACAGACTGGCGTAAGAACATTTAGTCGGATTTGTTGGATTATGCTAATTTAATGATCATGCAGAAATTAGTTGGCAAACTGTCAACGAGCTAGCTACATTAGGTGACGTCTGTCTGTTGACGATTGACAGCAACGTTATGTTGGCTCGCGAGAAGTGCCCGAATTCCCGAATATCCCTAGCAGCAAACATTAACAACTAATAGTAGTACATGTTTATTACAATGTCATACATATTTACTCAATTTCTTACTTATTTAGTGACAGCACTTTGTCTTTGCACCCTCTTTCTAAGCAGGATCCACcagcctttctctctctgggcagcagcagcagctttgTGAGCAAGAGTGGAGCTCCAGGCAGGAACAGGACCAAGAGCCCCTGCAGCAGAGCCAGGTCAACAGACGAGGGCTACAGACACAGAGCCAGGTAGCGTTGGGTAAGGATGGGGGTCTCACAGGACCAAACCAGGGACCTGAAACGGTCCGAGTAGAAGAgaagtccagtccagtcccaaAGACAGAGCACAACTCAGACCCAGAAGCCAAGGGTTTTGGAAACACCTCGTCCTTGGCACCATCTTTGTTCTCCTCCAATGCCCACTGTGCCACAACAACTGGAGCAGCCAACGCTAAAGTGCCAGTCcttaggacagagagaaagaggtccTCTCCCATCGACCCAATCCAGGGACGGATCAAAATGGAACCCAAGGAATGCGATGTCACAGTGAACCCTACCAACCATGAACCTCAATCCAGTTCAGGCTACACAGGTCTTCCTATAACACTACTACCCCACAACCACAAACTCTCAGGCGACGCTGGCTTCAAAGACCTTCCGGATATGGACATCTCAGAGCTCCATAACACACCCGTACATGACCAGCAAACATATGAAACAGATCCTGGGTCCAAGGACCAGGTGTTGCCATATAACGAGAGTAACAACTTCACCCCCACCGACTACCAGGAGGGGCGTCCACACCGCTGCACCCGATGTGGGGAGAGTTTCAGCCAGGCGGCcagcctccacctccacctccagtacAAGAAGCCCTACGCCTGTGACTGGTGCTGTA contains the following coding sequences:
- the LOC109898200 gene encoding zinc finger protein 436 — translated: MTKLQLLNAYLTERLTVVVREILDVVGDTVAEYREETARTKRENESAKRENESLRRQLRDILLLAETDWRSTSLSLSGQQQQLCEQEWSSRQEQDQEPLQQSQVNRRGLQTQSQVALGKDGGLTGPNQGPETVRVEEKSSPVPKTEHNSDPEAKGFGNTSSLAPSLFSSNAHCATTTGAANAKVPVLRTERKRSSPIDPIQGRIKMEPKECDVTVNPTNHEPQSSSGYTGLPITLLPHNHKLSGDAGFKDLPDMDISELHNTPVHDQQTYETDPGSKDQVLPYNESNNFTPTDYQEGRPHRCTRCGESFSQAASLHLHLQYKKPYACDWCCKSFAQSADLRRHHRIHTGERPHRCSWCSKSFTQRGNLRRHLRIHTGERPYSCPYCHRTFSDGDTMKKHKRTHSGEKPYRCVQCPKSFTVASGLRVHLNTHLTDAGQLIT